The Christiangramia flava JLT2011 genome has a segment encoding these proteins:
- a CDS encoding GNAT family N-acetyltransferase, translated as MIKKLTHQNRTTSEDIRAVFQISYAVEAELLQATDFPPLKRPLEAFTNSDNQFFGYYMKDELAAVMEIDKKTASVHIQSLVVQPKYFRKGIGRKLVAHAFEQYQTPLFTVETGLANEPATQLYLQMGFSKVLEYDTEYGIRKVRFEKVCSD; from the coding sequence ATGATCAAAAAACTGACGCATCAAAACCGAACCACTTCCGAAGATATTCGCGCCGTATTTCAAATTTCCTATGCGGTAGAGGCCGAACTGCTGCAAGCCACTGATTTTCCTCCGCTGAAAAGACCGCTGGAAGCATTTACCAACAGCGACAATCAGTTCTTCGGATATTATATGAAAGACGAACTGGCCGCTGTCATGGAGATTGATAAAAAAACAGCCTCGGTTCACATCCAGAGCCTGGTGGTCCAGCCGAAATATTTCCGAAAAGGGATTGGCAGAAAACTGGTAGCTCATGCCTTTGAGCAGTACCAAACCCCACTTTTTACTGTGGAAACCGGACTCGCCAATGAGCCGGCAACACAGCTTTACCTCCAAATGGGCTTTTCCAAAGTACTCGAATACGATACCGAGTACGGCATCAGGAAAGTGCGGTTTGAAAAAGTTTGCAGCGATTAA
- a CDS encoding ribose-phosphate pyrophosphokinase — MAATEAKIFTCTQSRELAEKIAEHYGSKLGNVITSTYSDGEFQPSFEESVRGSRVFIIGSTHPGSDHLMEMLLMLDAAKRASARHITAVMPYFGWARQDRKDKPRVPIAAKMIASILETAGATRIITMDLHADQIQGFFEKPVDHLFASTVFLPYLRSLNLDNLTVASPDMGGSKRAYAYSKALESDVVICYKQRAKANVISHMELIGDVTGKNVVLVDDMVDTAGTLTKAADLMMERGAKSVRAICTHPVLSGEAYDRIEKSKLLELIVTDSIPLRQESRKIKVVSCAELFADVMKRVHDNRSISSKFLM, encoded by the coding sequence ATGGCTGCTACTGAAGCTAAAATTTTTACCTGTACTCAAAGCCGCGAACTCGCGGAAAAGATCGCCGAACATTACGGAAGCAAATTAGGGAATGTGATCACTTCCACTTATAGTGATGGTGAATTCCAGCCTTCCTTTGAAGAATCGGTTCGTGGTTCCCGGGTTTTTATCATTGGTTCCACGCATCCGGGCAGTGATCACCTTATGGAAATGCTTCTGATGCTGGATGCCGCAAAAAGGGCTTCCGCGAGACATATTACCGCGGTGATGCCCTATTTTGGCTGGGCACGACAGGATCGTAAAGACAAACCGCGTGTGCCAATTGCGGCCAAAATGATCGCCAGTATCCTGGAAACTGCGGGTGCCACCCGTATTATTACGATGGACCTCCACGCCGACCAGATCCAGGGGTTTTTTGAAAAACCGGTAGACCACCTGTTTGCCAGCACCGTTTTTCTTCCGTATTTGAGAAGTCTGAATTTGGACAATCTTACGGTGGCTTCTCCCGATATGGGCGGTTCCAAAAGGGCATATGCCTATTCCAAAGCGCTGGAGAGCGATGTGGTGATTTGTTACAAGCAGCGCGCCAAGGCCAATGTGATTTCTCATATGGAACTCATTGGTGATGTGACCGGTAAGAATGTGGTGCTCGTGGATGACATGGTCGATACGGCAGGGACGCTGACCAAAGCGGCTGATTTGATGATGGAAAGAGGAGCGAAGTCGGTAAGAGCGATCTGTACACACCCGGTTCTTTCAGGTGAGGCCTACGATCGTATCGAAAAATCAAAATTACTGGAACTCATCGTGACAGATTCCATTCCGTTGCGACAGGAAAGCAGAAAGATCAAAGTGGTAAGCTGTGCCGAACTTTTTGCAGATGTGATGAAGCGCGTGCATGATAACCGTTCCATCAGTTCGAAGTTCCTGATGTAA
- a CDS encoding Ppx/GppA phosphatase family protein has product MTTTEIETPFKRIAAIDLGTNSFHAVIVDIYPDGSFRTVDKLKEMVILAEKGMSDHLSEEAMTRGLDALKRIKFLCDSQEVESILAFATSAIREAKNGGEFIQRIYAETQIKARAIPGKREAQLIGYAVRHSISLNDEMVLMVDIGGGSVEFIIGNHKEMLYHNSLKLGVARMSARFVENDPISGKEIKKLEKHFRKKLKKVFKTAEKHEVKTIIGSSGTMENIGAMVASRQSLPADITLNELVFETSAFQELYKDFIQMDRKQRSNIKQLDEKRIDIINPGMVLVKLLLEKLPIEHIKISEAALRDGMILEFIQKEQPKLAMVQDFPHPRKRSIYELLRKCNWMEEHSAHVAKMALQIFDVFKKELELEEKDRELLEYACLLHDIGYYVSYRKHHKHALYLIRNSDLRGFTEDEINIMAHVARYHRRSTPSKKRHKFYKKLRKSVRKKIRKLSAILRIADGLDRSHYQNVQKLEIENEQKQIRFLIKTMADPELEIWGATRKAGLLEKVTGKKLEIFSLEKPDEMEPEQPLTAKNSV; this is encoded by the coding sequence ATGACCACTACTGAAATCGAAACTCCCTTTAAACGAATCGCCGCGATAGACCTGGGTACCAATTCCTTTCATGCCGTGATCGTAGACATCTATCCCGACGGCAGTTTTCGAACGGTGGATAAACTGAAAGAAATGGTCATTCTTGCTGAGAAGGGCATGAGTGACCACCTCAGCGAAGAGGCCATGACACGGGGTCTCGATGCACTCAAGCGCATCAAATTTCTTTGTGACAGCCAGGAAGTGGAAAGCATTCTCGCTTTTGCCACCAGTGCAATTCGAGAAGCCAAGAACGGCGGGGAATTCATTCAGCGAATTTACGCGGAAACCCAGATCAAAGCGCGAGCGATCCCTGGAAAGCGCGAGGCACAACTCATTGGCTATGCCGTGCGCCACAGTATTTCCCTCAATGACGAAATGGTGCTCATGGTGGATATTGGCGGCGGAAGCGTGGAATTCATTATTGGCAATCATAAAGAAATGCTGTACCATAACAGCCTTAAACTGGGCGTCGCCCGGATGTCTGCCAGGTTTGTGGAAAACGACCCGATCTCTGGAAAGGAGATCAAAAAACTTGAAAAACATTTCCGCAAAAAGCTCAAAAAAGTATTTAAAACGGCCGAAAAGCACGAGGTTAAAACCATTATCGGCTCTTCTGGAACCATGGAGAACATCGGGGCGATGGTGGCCAGCAGGCAGTCCCTACCAGCTGATATTACTCTCAACGAACTGGTTTTCGAAACTTCAGCGTTCCAGGAACTCTATAAAGATTTCATCCAGATGGATCGCAAGCAGCGCTCCAATATCAAACAACTGGACGAAAAACGGATCGACATTATCAACCCCGGGATGGTACTGGTGAAGTTGCTGTTGGAAAAGTTACCTATTGAACATATCAAAATTTCCGAAGCCGCATTGAGAGACGGGATGATCCTGGAATTCATTCAAAAAGAACAGCCAAAACTCGCCATGGTGCAGGATTTTCCGCATCCCAGGAAACGCAGCATCTATGAATTGCTTAGAAAATGCAACTGGATGGAGGAACATTCTGCCCACGTGGCAAAAATGGCGCTGCAGATATTCGACGTTTTCAAAAAGGAGCTGGAACTGGAAGAAAAAGACCGCGAATTGCTGGAATATGCCTGCCTGCTGCACGATATTGGCTATTATGTTTCCTACCGGAAACACCACAAACATGCCTTATACCTCATCAGGAACTCAGATTTGCGGGGCTTTACGGAAGATGAGATCAATATCATGGCACACGTTGCACGCTATCACCGCCGTTCCACGCCAAGTAAAAAGAGGCACAAATTCTATAAAAAACTTCGGAAATCTGTTAGGAAAAAGATCCGAAAACTATCGGCAATATTGAGAATTGCTGATGGCCTGGACCGCAGCCATTACCAAAATGTACAAAAACTGGAGATCGAAAACGAGCAGAAGCAGATCCGGTTTTTGATCAAAACCATGGCCGATCCCGAACTGGAAATCTGGGGCGCTACCCGAAAAGCAGGCTTACTGGAAAAAGTTACCGGTAAGAAGCTGGAGATCTTTTCGCTGGAAAAACCCGACGAAATGGAACCGGAACAGCCTCTCACCGCTAAAAATTCTGTATGA
- a CDS encoding 50S ribosomal protein L25/general stress protein Ctc has protein sequence MKSITINGSKRESVGKKATKALRNAGQVPCVLYGVEGDPLHFAAEEIAFQNLVYTPDVHTVKIKLKSGESYAAILQDIQFHPVTDAIMHMDFYQIFDDKPITMEIPIHTEGVARGVKNGGVLRYNLRRLKVRGLPGDLPDYIIANVTKLKIGQKLYVTAVTSDDYKIQHPDNTVICQVRTSRNIVEDLEDDEDEDEVAADEVPATETDDVAAVKEGEDN, from the coding sequence ATGAAATCAATTACGATCAACGGATCTAAAAGAGAAAGCGTAGGCAAGAAGGCAACGAAGGCTCTACGTAATGCTGGACAGGTTCCTTGCGTATTGTACGGGGTAGAAGGGGATCCACTACACTTTGCAGCTGAGGAAATCGCATTCCAGAACCTTGTGTATACTCCAGATGTACACACGGTAAAAATTAAATTGAAAAGTGGTGAGTCTTATGCCGCAATCCTTCAGGATATCCAGTTCCACCCGGTGACTGACGCGATCATGCACATGGATTTCTACCAGATTTTTGATGACAAGCCAATCACTATGGAAATTCCAATTCACACAGAAGGTGTTGCAAGAGGAGTTAAAAATGGTGGTGTATTGAGATATAACCTTCGTCGTTTGAAAGTTAGAGGTTTGCCAGGTGATCTTCCAGATTACATCATTGCAAACGTAACTAAACTGAAGATCGGTCAGAAACTGTATGTGACTGCCGTAACCAGCGATGATTACAAGATTCAGCATCCAGATAACACTGTAATCTGTCAGGTAAGAACTTCACGTAACATCGTGGAAGATCTTGAAGACGATGAGGATGAAGACGAAGTAGCAGCTGATGAGGTTCCAGCAACTGAAACTGATGATGTTGCAGCTGTAAAAGAAGGAGAAGACAACTAG
- the pth gene encoding aminoacyl-tRNA hydrolase: protein MLSFFGRILRKKKPGEKIDPMKKFLIVGLGNPGEKYENTRHNIGFKILEELAGEKEVHFETQKLGDVASFRFKGRTFILLKPNTYMNLSGKAVNYWMQKEKIALENLLVVTDDLNLPFGTLRLKTKGSDGGHNGLKDIQAQLNTTKYNRFRFGISDQFSKGQQVDYVLGEWNEQERKELPERLKISAELIQSFGTAGVSNTMNSFNGK, encoded by the coding sequence ATGCTTTCATTCTTCGGCAGAATATTGCGGAAAAAGAAACCCGGGGAGAAAATTGATCCCATGAAGAAGTTTTTGATCGTTGGCCTGGGAAATCCGGGCGAGAAATACGAGAATACCCGTCATAATATCGGTTTTAAGATCCTGGAGGAACTCGCCGGTGAAAAAGAGGTGCATTTTGAAACCCAGAAGCTGGGCGATGTCGCTAGTTTTCGCTTTAAAGGCCGAACCTTCATTTTACTCAAACCCAATACCTATATGAATTTAAGCGGAAAGGCAGTAAATTACTGGATGCAGAAGGAGAAGATCGCACTGGAGAATTTACTCGTGGTGACCGATGATCTCAATTTGCCGTTCGGAACCCTTCGGCTCAAAACCAAAGGCAGTGACGGCGGGCATAACGGGCTCAAAGATATCCAGGCGCAACTGAACACCACGAAATACAACCGCTTCCGGTTTGGGATCAGCGACCAGTTCTCAAAAGGGCAGCAGGTAGATTACGTATTGGGAGAATGGAACGAGCAGGAACGAAAGGAGTTGCCGGAACGCCTGAAAATATCAGCAGAACTCATCCAGTCATTTGGAACGGCCGGGGTATCCAACACCATGAATTCATTTAACGGAAAATAG
- a CDS encoding bifunctional riboflavin kinase/FAD synthetase: MERHRGANSFTSENQTVVTIGTFDGVHAGHRKIIERLVNSAKANSLESVVLTFFPHPRMVLQKESGIELINTIEERVQLLEDTGIDHLVIHPFTIQFSRLTAQEFVRDILVHKLRAKKIIIGYDHRFGRNRTANIEDLKRFGEEYGFEVEEISKQEVEEVAVSSTKIRNALAEGEVEKANTYLTHPFMLSGTIVRGRGIGKDLGFPTANLQLEEDYKLIPKNGVYVVSARINGILKYGMMNIGTNPTVGGKEKTIETNFFEVNQDLYDQKLQIRLLKRIRDEKKFASVEELKKAMQQDRAFSENYIAEINA, encoded by the coding sequence TTGGAAAGACATAGAGGCGCGAATTCGTTTACCAGTGAAAACCAGACGGTGGTGACCATCGGTACTTTTGATGGCGTTCACGCCGGGCATCGCAAGATCATTGAGCGACTGGTGAATTCGGCAAAAGCCAATTCCCTGGAATCGGTAGTGCTTACTTTTTTTCCGCATCCACGAATGGTGCTGCAGAAGGAAAGCGGTATCGAACTCATCAATACCATCGAGGAACGCGTGCAGTTGCTGGAGGATACCGGCATCGATCACCTGGTCATTCATCCTTTCACCATTCAGTTTTCCAGGTTGACAGCCCAGGAATTCGTTCGCGACATCCTGGTTCATAAACTCCGTGCAAAAAAGATCATTATTGGTTACGATCATCGCTTCGGAAGAAACCGTACGGCTAATATCGAAGACCTGAAGCGATTCGGGGAAGAATATGGTTTTGAGGTCGAGGAGATCAGTAAACAGGAAGTGGAGGAAGTAGCGGTAAGCTCCACCAAGATCAGGAATGCACTGGCTGAAGGTGAGGTAGAAAAGGCCAATACCTATCTTACCCATCCATTTATGCTCAGCGGAACTATCGTTCGCGGAAGGGGAATTGGCAAAGACCTGGGTTTTCCTACGGCCAATTTGCAGCTGGAAGAGGATTATAAACTGATCCCGAAAAATGGCGTGTATGTCGTATCTGCGAGAATTAACGGAATTTTGAAGTACGGAATGATGAACATTGGTACTAATCCAACCGTTGGCGGTAAGGAAAAGACCATTGAAACGAATTTTTTTGAGGTCAACCAGGACCTGTATGATCAAAAACTGCAAATCCGGCTACTGAAGCGTATTCGGGATGAAAAGAAGTTTGCTTCCGTGGAAGAATTGAAAAAAGCCATGCAGCAGGACCGTGCATTTTCTGAAAATTATATAGCTGAAATCAATGCTTGA
- a CDS encoding HTTM domain-containing protein — MLDRWLFKRVDNAALVVFRVLFGLLISIEAFGAIFSGWVRRTMIEPNFTFNFIGFEFLQPLPGNGMLWYYGVMGLFGIFVMLGFRYRVSMICYGIMWASVYLMQKSSYNNHYYLLMLLCFIMSLLPAHRWFSIDAWRHPEIRKISMPRWVWLFIVVQLWIVYSYASIAKLYPDWLDGSFPAMLMRSKADYWLVGDFLQKWWIKYAIAYFGLFFDFLIIPLLLWRRTRVPAFLAAIFFHLFNSFIFHIGIFPYLSLAFCIFFFPVEKVNKVFLRGKKPFYDGDEVIVPSHRNFLLAFFGIWFTVQLCLPLRHWFFQDDVLWTEEGHRLSWRMMLRGKSGRVTFKVVEKGTQDTIIVDKDEYLSRKQLRAIPSKPDMIWQFAQRLKEEYAEKGMDVSVFAEGKVSVNGGDYHPLIDPKVDLAAEEWKQFSHHDWILPSEGK; from the coding sequence ATGCTTGATCGCTGGCTTTTTAAACGGGTAGACAACGCGGCCCTGGTGGTCTTTCGCGTGCTATTCGGCTTATTGATCTCGATCGAAGCCTTTGGCGCCATATTTTCCGGCTGGGTAAGACGCACCATGATCGAGCCCAATTTCACCTTTAATTTTATAGGCTTTGAATTTTTGCAACCCCTTCCTGGAAACGGAATGCTTTGGTATTACGGAGTCATGGGGCTGTTTGGTATTTTTGTGATGCTTGGTTTTCGGTACCGGGTAAGCATGATTTGTTACGGCATCATGTGGGCATCGGTCTACCTGATGCAGAAATCCAGTTATAACAACCATTATTACCTGCTCATGTTGCTGTGTTTCATCATGAGCCTGTTGCCAGCACATCGCTGGTTTTCGATCGATGCCTGGCGACATCCCGAAATTCGGAAGATTTCCATGCCGCGCTGGGTCTGGCTGTTTATCGTCGTGCAATTGTGGATCGTCTATTCATATGCTTCGATCGCAAAATTATATCCTGACTGGCTGGATGGTTCGTTCCCGGCCATGCTCATGCGCTCCAAAGCCGATTACTGGCTGGTAGGTGATTTTCTCCAGAAATGGTGGATCAAATATGCCATCGCGTACTTCGGACTCTTTTTTGACTTTTTGATCATTCCGTTATTGCTGTGGAGACGAACCAGGGTTCCGGCATTTCTGGCGGCGATCTTCTTTCACCTTTTCAACAGTTTTATTTTTCATATCGGGATCTTTCCGTATCTGTCGCTGGCCTTCTGTATCTTTTTCTTTCCGGTGGAAAAAGTCAATAAAGTCTTCCTTCGGGGAAAAAAACCGTTTTATGATGGAGATGAAGTGATCGTTCCATCTCATAGGAATTTCCTTCTCGCTTTCTTCGGAATTTGGTTTACGGTGCAGCTCTGTTTACCGCTGAGGCACTGGTTTTTTCAGGATGATGTACTCTGGACCGAGGAAGGGCATCGTTTAAGCTGGCGCATGATGCTGCGTGGCAAAAGCGGCCGGGTGACCTTTAAGGTGGTGGAAAAGGGAACTCAGGATACGATTATTGTGGATAAAGACGAATATTTGTCGCGAAAGCAGTTACGTGCCATACCTTCCAAGCCGGATATGATCTGGCAGTTCGCACAGCGATTGAAAGAAGAATATGCTGAAAAAGGTATGGATGTTTCGGTTTTTGCGGAAGGAAAAGTCAGTGTAAACGGCGGGGACTATCACCCGCTTATTGATCCCAAAGTAGACCTGGCCGCCGAGGAATGGAAACAGTTCTCGCACCACGACTGGATCTTACCTTCCGAAGGAAAATAG
- a CDS encoding alpha/beta hydrolase-fold protein, translated as MRFQLLIVFFLCCFSAVAQEDIIIGKTSHLYSEILQEDRILEIHLPKNYDKDPDKTYPVLYLLDSYFNFSHAVGTVDYLYLNRLIPEMIIVGVRNTNRNRDLSPESPDLSQEEQDRLGLTGQADDFMAFLEQELIPYIRSVYRAAPYEVLTGHSLGGLFSTYTFFKNPKLFDAYITISPSLWYHNDLISKEFEEVFEDPSDLSASFYLTIASENKGTMRGDTYKLSGRFMNYINKHEKADLRFHFEPMPEETHQSTGLPALFNGLRFVFAPTQYEIPRTREEIIGNGGPEQVIQDVQKYFEKLTEKYGFQVDDQETLIDLGFALMRLDDFKEDAIKAFGANVAAHPESFDAYSTLGMAYEQVQQLQKAKENYEMALKLVKRTENPEWEFYQADLDRVNRKIANKDEASE; from the coding sequence ATGAGATTTCAACTGTTAATAGTTTTCTTTTTATGCTGTTTTTCCGCCGTTGCACAAGAAGATATCATAATTGGGAAAACCAGCCATCTTTATTCTGAAATTCTCCAGGAAGACCGCATCCTGGAAATTCATCTTCCGAAGAATTACGACAAAGATCCTGATAAAACCTACCCTGTTCTCTACCTTCTGGATAGCTATTTCAATTTTTCGCATGCCGTGGGGACGGTAGATTACCTGTACCTCAACAGGCTTATTCCGGAAATGATCATCGTGGGCGTAAGGAATACCAATAGAAATCGTGATCTTAGCCCGGAATCACCAGATCTGAGTCAGGAAGAGCAGGACCGGCTTGGGCTTACGGGCCAGGCCGATGATTTTATGGCCTTCCTGGAGCAGGAGCTGATTCCGTATATTCGCTCCGTCTATCGAGCCGCGCCTTACGAGGTGCTAACGGGACATTCCTTGGGCGGACTTTTCAGCACGTATACCTTTTTTAAAAATCCGAAACTTTTCGATGCCTATATTACCATCAGCCCTAGTTTGTGGTACCACAACGATCTTATTTCCAAAGAATTTGAAGAGGTTTTTGAAGATCCTTCGGATCTGAGCGCCAGCTTTTACCTTACCATAGCCAGCGAAAATAAAGGCACGATGCGGGGCGATACTTATAAGCTCAGCGGAAGGTTCATGAATTACATCAACAAACACGAAAAGGCTGATCTGCGTTTCCATTTTGAACCTATGCCAGAGGAAACGCATCAATCTACGGGTCTTCCGGCGCTGTTCAACGGGTTGCGATTTGTCTTTGCGCCAACGCAGTATGAAATTCCGCGTACAAGGGAAGAGATCATTGGGAATGGAGGCCCGGAACAGGTAATACAGGATGTGCAGAAATATTTTGAGAAGCTTACTGAAAAATATGGTTTTCAGGTGGATGACCAGGAAACGCTGATCGATCTTGGGTTTGCACTGATGCGTCTTGACGATTTTAAGGAAGATGCCATCAAAGCTTTTGGAGCGAATGTGGCAGCACATCCTGAATCTTTTGACGCTTATTCTACCTTGGGAATGGCCTATGAACAGGTTCAACAGCTTCAGAAGGCTAAAGAAAATTATGAGATGGCACTGAAACTGGTGAAAAGAACGGAAAACCCGGAATGGGAATTTTACCAGGCCGATCTCGACCGGGTGAACCGCAAAATTGCCAACAAGGACGAAGCCAGCGAATAG
- the serS gene encoding serine--tRNA ligase — MLQVSNIAENKDAYIQALKKRKFDAKEVFDKVLSLDEKRKSTQAKLDETLSSSNKLSKEIGLLFKNGEHQKANLLKEKTGKLKEDSKILSEELNAAVEELQKLLYTIPNIPHDSVPEGTSDADNEEVFREGEVPELAEGSLPHWELAKKYDIIDFELGNKITGAGFPVYKGKGARLQRALITWFLDKATEAGYTEFQVPLMVNEASGFGTGQLPDKEGQMYHVTNDDLYLIPTAEVPITNMFRDNLMLEKDFPVKCTGYTPCFRREAGSYGAHVRGLNRLHQFDKVEIVRLERAEKSYEALDEMLEHVKNLLRELKLPYRILRLCGGDLTFTSALTYDFEVFSTAQDRWLEISSVSNFETYQANRLKLRYKDTEGNKQLAHTLNGSALALPRVLAGILENYQTGNGIKVPEVLVPYCGFDTID, encoded by the coding sequence ATGTTACAGGTTTCTAATATTGCGGAAAATAAGGATGCGTACATCCAGGCATTGAAGAAGAGAAAATTTGATGCAAAAGAGGTTTTTGATAAAGTGTTGAGTCTCGATGAAAAAAGAAAATCGACGCAGGCAAAACTGGATGAAACCCTCTCATCTTCCAATAAACTTTCCAAAGAGATTGGGCTGCTTTTTAAAAATGGGGAACATCAGAAAGCTAATTTGCTGAAGGAAAAGACCGGAAAACTAAAGGAAGATTCCAAAATACTTTCCGAAGAGCTGAACGCTGCCGTGGAAGAACTTCAGAAATTGTTATATACCATCCCGAACATCCCGCACGATTCGGTACCCGAAGGAACGAGCGATGCCGATAATGAGGAGGTTTTTCGTGAAGGAGAAGTTCCGGAACTTGCTGAAGGCTCTCTGCCACACTGGGAACTGGCAAAAAAATACGATATCATAGATTTTGAACTGGGCAACAAGATTACCGGCGCCGGTTTTCCGGTTTATAAAGGCAAGGGAGCAAGACTGCAACGAGCCTTGATCACCTGGTTTTTAGATAAGGCTACAGAAGCCGGTTATACCGAATTTCAGGTTCCATTGATGGTCAACGAAGCTTCCGGTTTTGGGACCGGCCAGTTGCCAGATAAGGAAGGGCAGATGTATCACGTTACCAACGACGACCTGTATCTCATCCCTACTGCGGAAGTGCCGATCACGAACATGTTTCGCGATAACCTGATGCTGGAAAAAGATTTTCCGGTAAAATGCACCGGTTATACGCCTTGCTTCCGAAGAGAGGCCGGTTCGTATGGTGCACACGTTCGTGGACTCAACCGTTTGCACCAGTTCGATAAAGTGGAGATCGTTCGCCTGGAAAGAGCGGAGAAATCATACGAAGCTTTGGATGAAATGCTGGAGCACGTAAAGAACCTGTTGCGCGAACTGAAATTACCGTACAGGATCCTGAGACTTTGTGGGGGAGATCTTACATTCACCTCGGCGTTGACCTATGATTTTGAAGTGTTCTCGACCGCGCAGGATCGCTGGCTGGAGATCAGTTCGGTTTCGAATTTTGAAACTTACCAGGCCAACAGGTTGAAATTGAGATATAAAGATACTGAAGGAAACAAGCAGCTGGCACACACCCTGAACGGAAGTGCCCTGGCATTGCCGCGCGTGCTCGCCGGAATCCTGGAAAATTACCAGACCGGGAACGGTATTAAAGTTCCGGAAGTTCTGGTGCCTTATTGCGGCTTCGATACCATCGATTAA